In a single window of the Candidatus Deferrimicrobiaceae bacterium genome:
- a CDS encoding 4Fe-4S binding protein, whose translation MADRNDKPKIDLGNLKSGGFIKERGKDLFTIRLRVPGGRMSFDRLKKIAEVGEKYGGAFVHLSVRQSIELINVDFRHFDAVVAELGEAGQKVASCGARVRVPVACGGCEYNPNGLVDTQQAALDVDAHLFGTPTDHHKFKAAFAGCPFDCPKSATNDVGFQGALWPTLDPDACISCGLCAKNCEPKAIVMGPDKKPVFDPEACIYCGDCVKVCPTSAWTEEKRGYTVRIGGKWGRSPLVGTLFAKFLPESEVIPFLEAVLAWYKDKASNLGRIRIGEIIRREGVESLLGHLRDRFPAYIVEGTIPPRKIETQIGKER comes from the coding sequence ATGGCCGACCGGAACGACAAACCGAAGATCGACCTGGGAAACCTGAAATCGGGCGGGTTCATCAAGGAGCGCGGGAAGGATCTGTTCACGATCCGGCTGCGCGTCCCCGGCGGGCGCATGTCGTTCGACCGGCTGAAGAAGATCGCCGAGGTCGGCGAGAAATATGGCGGCGCGTTCGTGCACCTGTCCGTTCGCCAGTCGATCGAGCTGATCAATGTCGATTTCCGTCACTTCGACGCGGTGGTCGCGGAGCTCGGCGAAGCCGGCCAGAAGGTGGCCTCGTGCGGCGCCCGGGTGCGCGTGCCGGTCGCGTGCGGCGGTTGCGAATACAACCCGAACGGGCTGGTCGATACCCAGCAGGCGGCGCTCGACGTCGATGCGCACCTGTTCGGCACCCCGACCGACCACCACAAGTTCAAGGCGGCGTTCGCCGGTTGCCCGTTCGACTGCCCCAAGTCCGCCACCAACGATGTCGGTTTCCAGGGCGCGCTCTGGCCGACGCTCGATCCGGACGCCTGCATCTCCTGCGGCCTGTGCGCCAAGAATTGCGAGCCGAAGGCGATCGTCATGGGCCCGGACAAAAAGCCCGTCTTCGACCCGGAGGCGTGCATCTACTGCGGAGACTGCGTCAAGGTCTGCCCGACCTCCGCCTGGACCGAAGAGAAGCGGGGCTACACCGTGCGGATCGGCGGGAAGTGGGGGCGATCCCCGCTCGTCGGGACGCTCTTCGCGAAGTTCCTCCCTGAATCCGAAGTGATCCCGTTTCTTGAGGCCGTGCTTGCTTGGTACAAGGACAAGGCCTCGAATCTCGGAAGGATTCGTATCGGTGAGATCATCCGCCGGGAAGGGGTCGAGTCTCTGCTGGGCCACCTCCGTGATCGATTCCCAGCGTATATAGTGGAGGGGACGATCCCCCCCCGGAAGATCGAGACCCAGATCGGGAAGGAGAGGTGA
- a CDS encoding sulfurtransferase TusA family protein produces the protein MRTVDLRGICCPTNFVKAKLALEEVEPETEVEFLLDDGEPVKNVPRSLKAEGHALLGLTELAGGGYSLKLKKGADE, from the coding sequence ATGCGCACGGTTGATCTGCGCGGCATTTGTTGTCCCACGAATTTCGTGAAAGCCAAGCTGGCGCTCGAAGAGGTCGAGCCGGAAACCGAAGTGGAATTCCTGCTCGACGACGGGGAGCCGGTCAAAAACGTTCCCCGGAGCCTGAAAGCGGAAGGGCATGCGCTTCTGGGGCTGACGGAACTCGCGGGAGGCGGTTATTCCCTCAAGCTGAAAAAAGGGGCTGACGAATAA
- a CDS encoding sulfate ABC transporter substrate-binding protein produces MKPKTIVAAALSALLLGGAWAGAASAASETTLLNVSYDPTRELYQDFNTAFAAHWKKTTGQDVTFKQSHGGSGKQARSVIDGLEADVVTLALAYDIDAIQEKGLIKKGWQKRLPNNSAPYTSTIVFLVRKGNPKQIKDWGDLVKPGISVITPNPKTSGGARWNYLAAWGYALKLKGGNDAKAEAFVKALYKNVPVLDSGARGSTNTFVQRGLGDVLLAWENEAFLAINELGKDKFEIVTPSVSVLAEPPVTVVDSVVDRRGTRKIAEAYLKYLYTPEGQTIAAKHYYRPTDKKIAAASSKLPRLKLFTVDQLFGGWQKTQKRHFADGGIFDRIAVNAAAPAAK; encoded by the coding sequence ATGAAACCGAAGACGATTGTCGCCGCGGCATTGTCCGCACTGTTGCTGGGAGGCGCCTGGGCCGGAGCAGCTTCGGCCGCAAGCGAGACCACGTTGCTCAACGTTTCCTACGACCCGACGCGGGAGCTGTACCAGGACTTCAACACCGCTTTCGCCGCCCATTGGAAGAAGACGACCGGGCAGGACGTGACCTTCAAGCAGTCTCACGGCGGGTCCGGGAAGCAGGCCCGGTCGGTCATCGACGGGCTGGAAGCCGACGTCGTCACGCTGGCACTGGCCTACGACATCGATGCGATCCAGGAGAAGGGGCTGATCAAAAAAGGATGGCAGAAGCGGCTCCCGAACAACAGCGCTCCGTACACCTCCACTATCGTCTTCCTCGTGCGCAAGGGGAATCCGAAACAGATCAAGGATTGGGGCGATCTCGTCAAGCCCGGCATTTCCGTGATCACCCCGAACCCCAAGACCTCCGGCGGGGCCCGCTGGAACTACCTGGCCGCGTGGGGATACGCGCTCAAGCTGAAGGGCGGCAACGACGCCAAGGCCGAGGCGTTCGTCAAGGCGCTCTACAAGAACGTCCCCGTGCTCGATTCCGGCGCCCGCGGGTCGACGAACACCTTCGTCCAGCGCGGGCTGGGCGACGTCCTGCTCGCCTGGGAGAACGAGGCGTTCCTCGCGATCAACGAGCTGGGCAAGGACAAGTTCGAGATCGTGACTCCTTCGGTCAGCGTCCTTGCCGAACCGCCGGTCACCGTGGTCGACTCGGTGGTCGATCGGCGCGGAACCCGCAAGATCGCGGAGGCTTATCTGAAATATCTCTACACCCCCGAAGGGCAGACCATCGCCGCGAAGCACTACTACCGCCCGACCGACAAGAAGATCGCCGCTGCGTCCTCCAAGCTGCCCAGGCTCAAGCTGTTCACCGTCGACCAGCTGTTCGGCGGCTGGCAGAAGACGCAGAAGCGGCACTTCGCCGACGGCGGGATCTTCGACCGGATCGCGGTGAATGCCGCGGCTCCGGCGGCGAAGTAA
- the cysT gene encoding sulfate ABC transporter permease subunit CysT has protein sequence MAASGHRHNVLPGFGPALGYTIFYLSLVVLIPLSGLAIRSASLTWTQFLAAVAAPRVIASYRVTFGAAIAAAGVNTVFGLLVAWVLVRYRFPGRKIVDALVDLPFALPTAVAGITLATLYSQNGWIGKQLETAGIKVAYTPLGIVVAMVFIGLPFVVRTVQPVLEDLEAELEEAAACLGANRFQTFTRVIFPVLLPPLLTGFALAFARAVGEYGSVIFIAGNLPMVSEITPLLIITKLEQYDYAGATAIAMVMLLFSFALLLGINLLQKYSRRFSG, from the coding sequence ATGGCCGCAAGCGGGCATCGACACAACGTGCTACCGGGGTTCGGCCCGGCGCTCGGGTACACGATCTTCTACCTGAGTCTCGTCGTGCTGATCCCGCTCTCCGGCCTGGCGATCCGGTCGGCGTCGCTGACCTGGACGCAGTTCCTCGCGGCCGTCGCCGCCCCGAGGGTGATCGCTTCTTATCGCGTAACCTTCGGGGCGGCGATCGCGGCCGCGGGCGTCAACACGGTTTTCGGATTGCTCGTCGCGTGGGTCCTCGTCCGTTACCGGTTTCCCGGCCGGAAGATCGTGGACGCCCTGGTCGACCTGCCCTTCGCGCTGCCCACCGCGGTGGCGGGCATCACGCTCGCGACGCTCTATTCGCAGAACGGCTGGATCGGGAAGCAGCTGGAGACCGCCGGGATCAAGGTCGCCTACACTCCGCTGGGGATCGTGGTGGCCATGGTGTTCATCGGGCTGCCGTTCGTCGTCCGGACGGTCCAGCCGGTCCTCGAGGATCTCGAGGCCGAGCTCGAGGAAGCGGCCGCCTGCCTCGGGGCGAACCGTTTCCAGACCTTCACCCGGGTCATCTTTCCGGTCCTGCTCCCGCCGCTTTTGACCGGCTTTGCGCTGGCCTTCGCCCGGGCGGTGGGGGAATACGGCTCCGTCATCTTCATCGCGGGAAATTTGCCGATGGTGTCCGAGATCACGCCGCTGCTCATCATCACGAAGCTGGAGCAGTACGACTATGCCGGGGCGACCGCCATCGCGATGGTCATGCTGCTCTTCTCCTTCGCGTTGCTTCTCGGCATCAACCTGCTCCAGAAATACTCGCGCCGTTTTTCGGGATAA
- the cysW gene encoding sulfate ABC transporter permease subunit CysW → MPKRNHRALTEPPALRIILTLVALSFLALFLILPLAAVFSQALEKGWGVYTTALADADAASAIKLTLVTALITVPLNTFFGVAAAWAIARFEFPGKAFLTALVDLPFSVSPVISGLVFVLLFGLQGWFGPWLIGHGYKVIFAIPGIVLATLFVTFPFVARELIPLMESQGREEEEAALTLGASGWKTFFLITLPNVKWGLLYGILLCTARAMGEFGAVSVVSGHIRGETNTIPLHVEILYNEYNYTAAFAVASLLAVMALVTLVAKQVVEWKGR, encoded by the coding sequence GTGCCGAAAAGGAACCACCGTGCGCTTACCGAACCGCCGGCGCTCCGGATCATTCTCACGCTGGTTGCGCTCTCGTTTCTCGCGCTCTTCCTGATTCTCCCGCTGGCCGCAGTTTTCTCCCAAGCGTTAGAGAAAGGATGGGGAGTCTATACAACCGCGCTGGCCGACGCCGATGCCGCATCCGCGATCAAGCTCACCCTCGTGACGGCGCTGATCACGGTTCCGCTCAACACGTTCTTCGGGGTTGCCGCGGCCTGGGCGATCGCCCGCTTCGAATTTCCGGGGAAGGCCTTCCTGACCGCGCTCGTCGACCTTCCGTTTTCGGTGTCCCCCGTCATATCGGGACTCGTCTTCGTCCTGCTGTTCGGGCTCCAGGGGTGGTTCGGCCCTTGGCTGATCGGACACGGCTACAAGGTGATCTTCGCCATCCCGGGCATCGTGCTGGCCACGCTGTTCGTCACCTTTCCCTTCGTGGCGCGCGAGCTGATCCCGCTGATGGAATCGCAGGGACGCGAGGAAGAGGAAGCCGCGCTGACGCTCGGCGCCTCCGGCTGGAAGACGTTCTTCCTCATTACGCTTCCCAACGTGAAGTGGGGACTGCTTTACGGGATCCTGCTTTGCACGGCCCGCGCGATGGGCGAGTTCGGCGCGGTGTCGGTCGTCTCGGGGCACATCCGGGGGGAAACGAACACGATCCCGCTCCACGTCGAGATCCTCTACAACGAGTACAACTACACGGCCGCCTTCGCCGTGGCCTCGCTCCTGGCCGTCATGGCGCTCGTCACCCTGGTGGCGAAGCAGGTCGTCGAATGGAAGGGGCGGTAA
- a CDS encoding sulfate ABC transporter ATP-binding protein, which produces MSIAIDGLTKHFGDYAALDDICLDVPDGELVALLGPSGSGKTTLLRIIAGLEAADRGRVLFDGTDVTDTPLRERKIGFVFQHYALFRHMTVAANVAFGLSVRPRKDRPSKGEIRDRVRELLRLVQLDGFADRYPSQLSGGQRQRIALARALAVQPKVLLLDEPFGALDAQVRQELRRWLRRLHDEIHVTSVFVTHDQEEALEVADRIVVMNKGKVEQAGTPDEVYDHPASPFVLNFLGRVNLFRGRIHEGRALIGDASFDAPEHADADNAPGVGYVRSHDLEIERGSNGSDSLPAEVRHIRKLGPMVRVGLTLAETGEALEAELTREQYRRLEIRPGEHVFLRLRNVRVFTADYQI; this is translated from the coding sequence ATGAGCATCGCGATCGACGGCCTGACGAAGCATTTCGGGGACTATGCGGCGCTCGACGACATTTGCCTCGACGTTCCGGACGGCGAGCTGGTGGCGCTCCTGGGCCCTTCCGGATCGGGCAAGACGACGCTTTTGCGGATCATCGCGGGGCTTGAGGCGGCGGACCGGGGGCGCGTGCTGTTCGACGGGACCGACGTTACGGACACACCGCTCCGCGAGCGGAAGATCGGATTCGTGTTCCAGCATTACGCGCTTTTCCGCCACATGACCGTGGCCGCCAATGTCGCCTTCGGCCTGTCCGTCCGGCCGAGGAAGGATCGTCCCTCCAAGGGCGAGATCCGGGACCGGGTCCGGGAGTTGCTCCGGCTTGTCCAGCTCGACGGGTTCGCGGACCGGTATCCCTCGCAGCTCTCCGGGGGGCAACGGCAGCGGATCGCCCTGGCGCGCGCCCTCGCGGTCCAGCCGAAGGTGCTGCTGCTCGACGAGCCGTTCGGGGCGCTCGACGCGCAGGTGCGGCAGGAGCTCCGGCGCTGGCTTCGCCGGTTGCACGACGAGATCCACGTGACGAGCGTCTTCGTGACCCACGACCAGGAGGAAGCGCTCGAAGTCGCCGACCGGATCGTCGTCATGAACAAGGGGAAGGTCGAACAGGCGGGAACGCCGGACGAGGTGTACGACCACCCGGCCTCTCCCTTCGTGCTCAATTTCCTCGGCCGGGTCAACCTGTTCCGCGGGCGGATCCACGAAGGGCGGGCGCTGATCGGGGATGCGTCCTTCGACGCGCCGGAACATGCGGATGCGGACAATGCCCCGGGCGTCGGGTACGTTCGGTCGCACGACCTGGAGATCGAGCGCGGCTCGAACGGAAGCGACTCTCTTCCGGCGGAGGTACGCCACATCCGGAAGCTGGGCCCGATGGTCCGGGTCGGGTTGACCCTTGCGGAGACCGGGGAAGCGCTGGAGGCCGAGCTGACGCGGGAACAATACCGGAGGCTGGAAATCCGCCCGGGCGAGCACGTCTTTCTCCGGCTTCGAAACGTGCGGGTATTCACCGCGGACTACCAGATATGA
- a CDS encoding phosphoadenylyl-sulfate reductase, with protein sequence MNGLPFLTDQPTPEEILAAGMAAAEGRVSLACSFSMEDVVIIDIALKAGLTPGIFALDTGRLNEETYEAADAVASRYRLKIDWYFPDRERVERLERDKGLHSFYESLDNRHECCGIRKVEPLSRALAGLKGWITGMRREQGVTRQAIQPVERDAAHGGILKINPLADWTESQVVAYVAAHRLPVNRLYQQGYRSIGCAPCTRAVQPGEPVRAGRWWWEDPEQKECGLHRR encoded by the coding sequence ATGAACGGGCTCCCGTTCCTGACCGACCAGCCGACCCCGGAGGAGATCCTGGCCGCGGGAATGGCCGCAGCCGAAGGACGCGTCTCGCTCGCCTGCTCGTTCTCGATGGAGGACGTCGTGATCATCGACATCGCGCTCAAGGCGGGGCTTACCCCGGGAATCTTCGCGTTGGATACCGGGAGGCTGAACGAGGAAACCTATGAAGCCGCCGACGCCGTCGCCTCGCGTTACCGTCTCAAGATCGACTGGTACTTCCCGGACCGGGAGCGGGTCGAGCGGCTGGAGCGCGACAAGGGGCTCCATTCCTTCTACGAATCGCTCGATAACCGGCACGAGTGCTGCGGGATCCGGAAGGTCGAACCGCTTTCCCGGGCGCTTGCGGGTCTCAAGGGGTGGATCACGGGCATGCGGCGGGAGCAGGGCGTCACCCGGCAGGCGATCCAGCCGGTCGAGCGGGACGCGGCGCATGGCGGAATCCTCAAGATCAACCCGCTCGCCGACTGGACGGAGTCGCAGGTCGTCGCCTACGTGGCGGCACATCGGCTTCCGGTCAACCGGCTGTACCAGCAGGGCTACCGCTCGATCGGCTGCGCCCCTTGCACGCGGGCCGTGCAGCCCGGCGAGCCGGTCCGGGCCGGCCGCTGGTGGTGGGAAGACCCGGAGCAAAAGGAGTGCGGGTTGCACCGTCGATGA
- the cysD gene encoding sulfate adenylyltransferase subunit CysD, with the protein MADHLDALEAQSIYIFREAYRKFDNLAMLYSIGKDSTTMIHLARKAFFGRIPFPLVHIDTSYKYPEMIAYRDRMAAEWDANLIVGQNREALAEGMGPDKGRLVCCEKLKTDGLSRIIEEHDFHGLFLGIRRDEEGSRAKERVFSPRDRNFEWAYKDQPPELWDQYNTNFAPGTHIRVHPILHWTELDIWEYIRREKIEICSLYFARDGKRFRSLGCMPCTKPIDSTAVTVDEIIEELKTIKAPERAGRAQDQENAYAMQKLRAKGYM; encoded by the coding sequence ATGGCGGACCACCTGGACGCGCTGGAGGCGCAGAGCATCTATATCTTCCGCGAGGCGTACCGCAAGTTCGACAACCTCGCGATGCTGTACTCGATCGGGAAGGATTCCACGACGATGATCCACCTGGCGCGGAAGGCGTTTTTCGGGCGCATCCCGTTCCCGCTGGTGCACATCGACACGAGCTACAAATACCCCGAGATGATCGCCTACCGCGACCGGATGGCCGCGGAATGGGACGCCAACCTGATCGTCGGGCAGAACAGGGAAGCGCTCGCCGAGGGGATGGGCCCCGACAAGGGGCGCCTCGTCTGCTGCGAGAAGCTCAAGACCGACGGGCTTTCGCGCATCATCGAGGAGCACGATTTCCACGGGCTGTTCCTCGGCATCCGGCGCGACGAAGAGGGGAGCCGGGCGAAGGAGCGCGTCTTCTCGCCGCGCGACCGCAACTTCGAATGGGCTTACAAGGATCAGCCACCCGAGCTGTGGGACCAGTACAACACGAACTTCGCCCCCGGGACGCACATCCGGGTCCACCCGATCCTCCATTGGACAGAGCTCGACATCTGGGAATACATCCGCCGGGAGAAGATCGAGATCTGCTCCCTGTATTTCGCCCGGGACGGCAAGCGGTTCCGGTCGCTCGGCTGCATGCCGTGCACGAAGCCGATCGATTCGACCGCGGTAACGGTCGACGAGATCATCGAGGAGCTGAAGACCATCAAGGCGCCGGAGCGCGCGGGCCGGGCGCAGGACCAGGAAAACGCCTACGCGATGCAGAAGCTGCGGGCGAAGGGGTACATGTAA
- a CDS encoding GTP-binding protein has product MGAAIEQSEPLKIVIVGHVDHGKSTLIGRLFYDTGSIPEVRYREIEATCKAQGREFEFAYLMDALEEERDQNITIDTASTYFKTAKRPYVIIDAPGHKQFLKNMITGAARADAAILLVDGAEGVREQTRRHAYVLSLLGIRQVIVVVNKLDIVGYDRAVFHAVENDIRSFLHAVGIAPSFVIPVSAREGENMANRLGHTPWYAGPTVLEALDTFSDTAVDEDLPLRLPVQDVYKWDGRRIYAGRVEAGVVRPGDDVVFLPSGKKTRIKTVEKWQEPALARARAGECIGITTEDELFVERGEVIAPADQPPSLAREIRASVFWLAEVPFLSGKTYTLKLGTAEVEATVVSIEERLDSSTLEVTERRAPELSPTEVGTVVFSLKNDIAVDQCADNARLGRFVLEDGVHIGGGGIVRSVSDGAGLSARRIDLGAKRIDGDEGNVVDLTSERGNVEFDVSAGFLDALAKGNRVLIRLRDLSQLAPIGLLAYEHSFRFEFSRSGDRINVILCNS; this is encoded by the coding sequence ATGGGAGCTGCCATCGAGCAATCGGAACCGTTGAAGATCGTCATCGTCGGCCATGTCGACCACGGGAAGTCGACGCTGATCGGCCGCCTGTTCTACGACACCGGCAGCATCCCCGAGGTGCGCTACCGGGAGATCGAGGCGACCTGCAAGGCGCAGGGGCGCGAGTTCGAATTCGCCTACCTGATGGACGCGCTGGAGGAAGAGCGCGACCAGAACATCACGATCGACACCGCGTCGACCTACTTCAAGACGGCCAAGCGGCCGTACGTCATCATCGACGCACCGGGTCACAAGCAATTTCTGAAGAACATGATCACCGGCGCGGCGCGCGCCGATGCGGCGATCCTGCTCGTGGACGGCGCCGAAGGCGTTCGCGAGCAGACGCGGCGGCACGCCTACGTGCTGTCCCTTCTCGGCATCCGGCAGGTGATCGTCGTCGTCAACAAGCTCGATATCGTCGGCTACGACCGGGCCGTGTTCCACGCGGTCGAGAACGACATCCGGTCGTTTCTCCACGCCGTCGGCATCGCGCCGTCGTTCGTCATCCCGGTTTCCGCGCGGGAAGGGGAGAACATGGCGAACCGGCTGGGTCATACACCGTGGTACGCAGGGCCGACCGTCCTGGAGGCGCTCGACACTTTCAGCGATACCGCCGTCGACGAGGATCTGCCGCTTCGCCTGCCGGTGCAGGATGTCTACAAATGGGACGGCCGCCGGATCTACGCAGGGCGGGTCGAGGCGGGCGTCGTTCGACCGGGGGATGACGTCGTATTCCTCCCCTCCGGCAAAAAGACGCGGATCAAGACGGTCGAGAAATGGCAGGAACCCGCGCTCGCGCGGGCGCGCGCCGGTGAATGCATCGGCATCACGACCGAGGACGAGCTGTTCGTCGAGCGGGGCGAGGTGATCGCGCCCGCCGACCAGCCGCCGTCCCTGGCGCGCGAGATTCGGGCAAGCGTCTTCTGGCTCGCCGAAGTCCCGTTCCTGTCGGGGAAGACGTACACGCTCAAGCTGGGGACGGCCGAGGTCGAGGCGACCGTCGTCTCGATCGAGGAGCGGCTGGATTCGTCGACGCTCGAGGTCACCGAGCGCCGTGCGCCGGAGCTATCGCCGACCGAGGTGGGCACCGTCGTCTTCTCGCTGAAGAACGACATCGCGGTCGACCAGTGCGCGGATAACGCGCGGCTCGGGCGATTTGTCCTCGAGGATGGCGTCCACATCGGGGGCGGCGGCATCGTCCGCAGCGTGTCGGACGGGGCAGGTCTCTCCGCGCGGCGGATAGATCTTGGGGCGAAACGGATCGACGGCGACGAGGGGAACGTCGTGGATCTCACGTCGGAACGCGGGAACGTCGAGTTCGACGTGTCCGCCGGATTTCTCGATGCGCTTGCCAAGGGGAACCGAGTGCTCATCCGGCTCCGGGATCTCTCCCAGCTGGCGCCGATCGGGCTTCTGGCCTACGAACATTCTTTCCGATTCGAATTCAGTCGTTCGGGCGACCGCATCAACGTGATCCTATGCAATAGCTGA
- a CDS encoding OmpA family protein, with translation MLRRWMPLAVVVLVSLGLGACTRFESTYVRKVQEADSLAKQLAAQKQKYQELSAENASLKSKLEQMTAERDKYVADLTGMTARRDQLATDLAGMTSLRDRLAADNKELDKVLQAKSDSLSQSIAELRGKNAELESQNAQLKQQIAGLNQQFANQQRSLDEKTAAASRLEQENVKQRQDIAALQRAEEERLQKTSKTYEDLLQKMKGEIALGQMTITELKGKLTVNMVDAILFDTGKAEVKPEGMEILQKVISILKDVKDKWIRIEGHTDNVQIIGQLAKKFPTNWELSAARSINVARFLQEQGIDPAILSGVAYGEYHPVASNETPEGKQKNRRIEIILVPKE, from the coding sequence ATGCTGCGAAGATGGATGCCGCTGGCAGTGGTCGTACTTGTGTCTTTGGGACTAGGCGCATGCACCCGGTTCGAGAGCACCTATGTAAGGAAGGTCCAGGAAGCCGACAGCCTTGCGAAGCAACTGGCGGCCCAAAAGCAGAAGTACCAGGAATTGTCCGCGGAAAATGCCTCGCTCAAGTCGAAGCTCGAACAGATGACCGCCGAACGCGACAAGTACGTGGCCGATCTCACCGGGATGACCGCCCGACGCGACCAGCTCGCCACCGACCTTGCCGGAATGACCTCCCTGCGCGACCGTCTCGCGGCCGACAACAAGGAGCTCGATAAAGTGCTCCAGGCGAAGTCCGATTCCCTCTCCCAGTCGATCGCCGAGCTTCGCGGCAAGAATGCCGAGCTCGAGAGCCAGAACGCCCAGCTGAAGCAGCAGATCGCCGGCCTCAACCAGCAATTCGCCAACCAGCAGCGATCGCTCGACGAGAAAACCGCGGCGGCGTCCCGCCTCGAGCAGGAGAACGTGAAGCAGCGCCAGGACATCGCCGCGCTTCAGCGGGCCGAGGAGGAGAGACTCCAGAAGACCAGCAAGACCTACGAGGACCTGCTCCAGAAGATGAAGGGCGAGATCGCCCTGGGCCAGATGACGATCACCGAGCTCAAGGGCAAGCTGACAGTCAACATGGTCGACGCGATCCTGTTCGACACGGGCAAGGCCGAGGTCAAACCCGAGGGGATGGAGATCCTGCAGAAGGTCATCTCGATCCTCAAGGACGTCAAGGACAAGTGGATCCGGATCGAGGGGCACACCGACAACGTCCAGATCATCGGACAGCTGGCGAAGAAATTTCCGACCAACTGGGAACTGTCCGCCGCGCGGTCGATCAACGTCGCGCGCTTCCTGCAGGAGCAGGGGATCGATCCCGCCATCCTTTCGGGCGTGGCCTACGGGGAATACCATCCCGTCGCGAGCAACGAGACGCCCGAGGGGAAGCAGAAGAACCGACGCATCGAAATCATCCTGGTTCCGAAGGAGTAG
- a CDS encoding 6-phosphofructokinase has protein sequence MTPGKKTIQRIGVITSGGDAGGLNAVIKGVGREAFHHGIKAFIVPNGYAGLYNLVDMDRLAELDADRVSRITASLAGSEAGHSRVKISKIDDPEAYKRIRDGLAKFGIDALVISGGDDTGSVVVDLSRQGVPCIHAPKTMDLDLQTYSVGGDSAVNRIATMVRDLKTTAMSHNRIMVVEVFGRYVGHTAFLGGVGAEADCILIPEIPVDMNIVYENIKQTYFGRIERSDVKAGAYMIVVAEGIRDANGEMLFDETAAPDSFGHKKLAGAGRYVRQQIEKRLMGDKAVVQFMKRTGMFVPGVYEIPEVRDIVPSHLVRSGATSAFDVNFGYRAGAAAVLLLIKGESGKTVVKVEGNQIHTMPTEKVIVRREVNLDEVALFETLGTCFGRNPQKVDYSVLDERRTPGFPIG, from the coding sequence ATGACCCCAGGCAAGAAGACCATCCAGCGTATCGGCGTCATCACGAGCGGCGGAGATGCCGGCGGCCTCAACGCCGTCATCAAGGGCGTCGGGCGCGAGGCGTTCCATCACGGGATCAAGGCCTTCATCGTTCCCAACGGCTACGCCGGGCTCTACAACCTCGTCGACATGGATCGGCTGGCCGAGCTTGACGCCGACCGCGTCAGCCGCATCACCGCGTCGCTGGCCGGCTCCGAGGCGGGCCACTCGCGTGTCAAGATCAGCAAGATCGACGACCCGGAGGCCTACAAGCGGATCCGCGACGGTCTCGCGAAGTTCGGGATCGACGCCCTCGTCATCAGCGGCGGCGACGACACGGGCAGCGTCGTGGTCGACCTGTCGCGGCAGGGGGTTCCCTGCATCCACGCCCCCAAGACGATGGACCTCGATCTGCAGACTTACAGTGTGGGTGGCGATTCCGCGGTCAACCGGATCGCCACGATGGTACGCGACCTCAAGACCACCGCGATGAGCCACAACCGGATCATGGTCGTCGAGGTATTCGGTCGCTACGTCGGTCATACCGCCTTCCTCGGCGGAGTGGGCGCCGAGGCCGACTGCATCCTGATCCCCGAGATCCCGGTCGACATGAATATCGTCTACGAGAACATCAAGCAGACCTACTTCGGCCGGATCGAGCGGAGCGACGTCAAGGCGGGCGCCTACATGATCGTCGTCGCCGAAGGGATCCGGGACGCGAACGGCGAGATGCTCTTCGACGAGACCGCCGCCCCCGATTCCTTCGGGCACAAGAAACTGGCCGGAGCCGGACGCTACGTTCGCCAGCAGATCGAGAAACGGCTCATGGGCGACAAGGCGGTCGTCCAGTTCATGAAGCGCACGGGGATGTTCGTCCCTGGGGTCTACGAGATTCCCGAGGTCCGCGACATCGTGCCGAGCCACCTCGTGCGGTCGGGCGCCACCTCGGCGTTCGACGTCAATTTTGGTTATCGCGCAGGCGCGGCGGCGGTCCTGCTGCTGATCAAGGGCGAGAGCGGCAAGACGGTCGTCAAGGTCGAGGGCAACCAGATCCATACCATGCCGACCGAGAAGGTGATCGTTCGCCGGGAAGTCAATCTCGACGAAGTCGCGCTCTTCGAGACCCTCGGCACCTGCTTCGGCCGCAACCCGCAGAAGGTAGACTATTCCGTGCTCGACGAAAGGCGGACCCCCGGGTTCCCGATCGGCTGA